From a region of the Leptospira kmetyi serovar Malaysia str. Bejo-Iso9 genome:
- a CDS encoding phasin-related domain-containing protein, translating into MEKLLMDILNAGIALFQNGEGKIKQSLGELDKIYQELREKGESNQTDKANQVRELLNKTVQDASDILSKGGEGRQQALAKLQENFIRLSAEIESSIPDQFKAAAKNTLDELKHLLSKKQ; encoded by the coding sequence TTGGAAAAGTTATTGATGGATATTCTAAACGCGGGAATCGCCCTATTTCAAAACGGTGAAGGGAAGATCAAACAATCGCTCGGCGAATTAGATAAGATCTACCAAGAGCTGAGGGAAAAGGGAGAATCGAACCAAACCGACAAAGCCAATCAAGTTCGGGAACTTCTCAACAAAACCGTCCAAGACGCGTCGGATATTCTTTCCAAAGGCGGAGAAGGAAGACAACAAGCCCTTGCCAAACTTCAGGAGAATTTCATTCGTTTGTCCGCGGAGATCGAATCTTCCATCCCGGATCAGTTCAAGGCCGCGGCGAAGAATACACTCGACGAATTGAAACACCTCTTGAGTAAAAAACAATAA
- a CDS encoding MFS transporter: MNKISFVLFFTVFIDMMGFSVIFPIFPETLKIFLAKSGDPVLDKFTDFTRILMEASSGDWSLFVALFGGIVASLYSLLQFAFAPIWGRISDRVGRKPVLVFTSLGSFFGYAVWLFSGSFSLFVFSRVITGMMGGNISVASAAMADITSEKDRAKGMGLIGAGVGLGFIAGPPTGGLFAKADLSFLELAFPDLTFTVFPASAFAAATIALINLLMIVFWFKETLHVNDRTSSETKKIHPIIGVFTSKNKEVVLYSLLYFVFVFAFSGFEFSINFYLSQFLSYSPAEIGFTFVYIGMIIVLIQGGVFRRLSGKVKETRLVRAGSLFLIVGFSLLYFVSNSYQLFIALTFLASGSALLHPSLSTLVSLVSGKEEQGTNLGMFRSLASLGRGLAPFAFCLIYFSKGPAISFLTSGLICLLFLLFIWKLKQPGHGHS, translated from the coding sequence ATGAATAAAATATCCTTCGTTCTTTTCTTTACCGTTTTTATAGACATGATGGGATTCTCCGTAATCTTTCCCATCTTCCCCGAAACGCTTAAAATCTTTCTCGCAAAATCGGGCGATCCAGTTCTCGACAAGTTTACGGACTTCACGAGAATTCTTATGGAAGCTTCTTCCGGAGATTGGTCCTTGTTCGTCGCTCTTTTCGGAGGAATCGTAGCGAGTCTTTATTCCCTGCTTCAATTTGCGTTCGCTCCCATTTGGGGAAGAATTTCGGATCGTGTCGGTAGAAAACCGGTTCTCGTTTTTACGAGCTTGGGAAGTTTTTTCGGCTATGCGGTTTGGCTTTTTTCGGGAAGTTTTTCTCTCTTCGTTTTTTCGAGAGTGATCACCGGAATGATGGGCGGAAATATTTCCGTTGCCTCGGCGGCGATGGCGGACATCACCAGCGAAAAGGATCGAGCCAAAGGAATGGGATTGATCGGAGCCGGCGTGGGTCTCGGTTTTATCGCAGGTCCTCCCACGGGCGGATTGTTTGCAAAGGCGGACTTGAGCTTTTTGGAACTTGCGTTTCCCGATCTTACGTTTACCGTATTTCCCGCTTCGGCGTTTGCGGCGGCCACGATCGCGCTTATAAATCTTCTCATGATCGTTTTCTGGTTTAAGGAAACGCTTCACGTAAACGATCGCACTTCTTCCGAAACGAAAAAAATCCATCCGATCATCGGAGTATTCACTTCCAAAAACAAGGAAGTCGTTTTGTATTCCCTTCTCTATTTCGTTTTCGTTTTCGCGTTTTCCGGTTTCGAGTTCTCGATCAATTTTTATCTGAGTCAATTCTTAAGTTACAGCCCAGCGGAAATCGGTTTCACTTTCGTTTATATAGGAATGATCATCGTTCTGATTCAGGGCGGCGTTTTTCGAAGACTTTCCGGAAAGGTTAAGGAAACGAGACTCGTTCGAGCGGGTTCGCTTTTTTTGATCGTGGGATTCTCTCTTCTTTATTTCGTATCGAATTCGTATCAGCTTTTTATCGCGTTGACCTTTTTGGCGTCCGGTAGCGCTCTGTTGCATCCTTCCCTTTCCACGTTAGTCTCTCTTGTATCCGGTAAGGAAGAACAGGGAACAAATCTGGGAATGTTCCGCAGCCTCGCGTCTTTGGGAAGAGGACTTGCGCCCTTCGCGTTCTGTTTGATTTATTTCAGCAAAGGTCCCGCGATTTCGTTCTTAACTTCGGGACTGATCTGTCTTTTGTTTTTACTGTTTATCTGGAAACTGAAACAACCCGGTCACGGACATTCCTGA
- a CDS encoding bifunctional nuclease family protein, translated as MDLVEAKISDISLTNVGFAVFLKTKDDSDSRVVPIFIGPLETHSITSVLDGTKPPRPMTHDLMTVLLTTLNVSIIKISIEEIIDNTFYAKITLRKDEDVIILDARPSDSIALALRANAPIYLAKKVIEEAGIEMKDEEIPGESIAREKISQLPKTQLEILQESLNNALKTEDYETAARIRDQIKKLIENS; from the coding sequence ATGGATCTTGTAGAAGCAAAAATTTCAGACATTTCCCTGACCAACGTTGGGTTCGCCGTTTTTCTAAAAACCAAGGATGATTCCGATTCCAGAGTGGTTCCGATTTTTATCGGTCCCTTGGAAACCCATTCCATTACTTCGGTTCTGGACGGAACCAAACCGCCGAGACCGATGACTCACGATTTGATGACGGTCCTTCTCACCACCTTAAACGTAAGCATCATTAAAATTTCGATCGAAGAAATCATAGACAACACCTTTTACGCGAAAATCACTCTTCGCAAGGACGAGGATGTAATCATTCTCGACGCGAGACCGAGCGATTCGATCGCCTTGGCGCTTCGTGCGAACGCTCCGATTTATCTCGCAAAAAAAGTGATCGAAGAAGCCGGAATCGAAATGAAGGACGAGGAGATTCCGGGAGAATCGATCGCGCGGGAAAAAATTTCCCAACTTCCGAAAACACAATTGGAAATTCTGCAGGAATCCTTGAACAACGCGCTCAAAACAGAGGATTACGAAACCGCCGCCAGAATCCGGGATCAGATCAAAAAGTTGATCGAGAATTCCTAA
- the trxA gene encoding thioredoxin, which translates to MALAEVNDSNFKSETSGGLVLIDCWAEWCGPCRMVAPVLEELSGELDGTVKIKKLNVDDNQDTAQSLGISSIPTLLLYKDGQLVDKVIGALPKAQIKNFIERHK; encoded by the coding sequence ATGGCATTGGCAGAAGTCAACGATTCAAATTTTAAGAGCGAGACATCCGGAGGATTGGTTCTCATCGATTGCTGGGCGGAGTGGTGCGGCCCTTGTAGAATGGTAGCTCCCGTTCTCGAAGAGTTATCCGGAGAATTGGACGGGACCGTAAAAATCAAAAAACTGAACGTGGATGATAATCAAGATACCGCTCAGAGCTTAGGAATTTCTTCCATCCCGACACTGCTACTATACAAAGACGGACAACTTGTGGATAAAGTGATCGGAGCTCTTCCGAAAGCGCAAATTAAGAATTTTATCGAAAGACATAAATAA
- a CDS encoding Lsa36 family surface (lipo)protein, with protein sequence MMNTCRNLIVGRILPILILSIAGLTVPAGSLTAQVTCTGKACAIIPSNISSQFNGLENEIRTKYLNEVVKSMSDAALLTTINSSMMGPGTINRFQIGAGASAAGVKNQDVQIQYAGVTLPNLPNGGASITPTLMAGVNLGWLLMQGPADQKEKEDDKDSQGRSFLHRINIYVHGFQGKLDQGDLRSLNNQSDQYKFSGVYNSFGATVRFQLIKERYTRLDFFGFTGLSLGIGFHRKTEEMNMGYSPTSIPKIAFGPASGRWDADFTLGYRSKSESLPIDIRTGVRLFYFLTVFVGAGMSQNSGTSNLSLAVSGPFALTLDAAAAGLPYDFLKGYSTTSTGTLSIRTHGDARAKDSMNYLIGGVELNLLTFKVLVEGMVSEKIYSANVGVKFAL encoded by the coding sequence ATGATGAACACCTGCCGCAACTTAATTGTAGGAAGAATTCTTCCTATTTTAATTCTTTCCATTGCCGGACTGACGGTTCCGGCGGGTTCTTTAACGGCACAAGTCACCTGTACGGGCAAGGCTTGTGCGATCATTCCGAGCAATATTTCTTCCCAGTTCAACGGACTGGAAAACGAAATTCGAACCAAATACTTAAACGAAGTAGTCAAGTCCATGTCCGACGCGGCTTTGTTGACTACGATCAATTCTTCCATGATGGGTCCGGGAACGATCAATCGTTTCCAGATCGGAGCCGGAGCTTCCGCGGCCGGTGTTAAGAACCAAGACGTTCAAATCCAATACGCCGGCGTAACTCTTCCGAATCTTCCGAACGGAGGCGCTTCGATCACTCCGACTCTGATGGCCGGAGTCAATCTCGGTTGGCTTTTGATGCAGGGACCTGCGGATCAAAAAGAGAAGGAAGACGACAAGGATTCTCAGGGAAGAAGTTTCCTGCATAGAATCAACATCTATGTCCACGGGTTTCAAGGCAAACTCGATCAGGGAGATTTGAGAAGTCTCAACAATCAATCCGATCAGTATAAATTCTCGGGCGTTTATAATTCTTTCGGAGCTACGGTTCGTTTTCAACTCATCAAAGAACGTTATACACGTTTGGACTTTTTCGGTTTTACCGGACTGAGTTTGGGAATCGGTTTTCATCGTAAGACCGAAGAGATGAACATGGGTTATTCTCCTACTTCGATTCCTAAGATCGCCTTCGGTCCTGCAAGCGGCCGTTGGGACGCAGACTTCACTTTGGGTTACAGATCCAAATCCGAATCCTTGCCGATCGACATTCGCACCGGGGTTCGTTTGTTTTATTTTCTCACGGTGTTTGTCGGCGCGGGGATGAGTCAGAATTCCGGAACCTCAAACTTGAGCCTTGCAGTGAGCGGACCCTTCGCACTTACCTTGGACGCGGCTGCGGCCGGATTGCCCTATGATTTCTTAAAAGGATATTCCACAACTTCCACCGGAACTCTTTCGATCCGCACGCACGGGGACGCAAGAGCGAAGGATAGTATGAACTATCTCATCGGAGGAGTGGAGTTGAACCTTCTTACCTTTAAAGTTTTGGTGGAAGGAATGGTTTCCGAAAAGATTTATTCGGCCAACGTCGGCGTAAAGTTCGCGCTCTAA
- a CDS encoding Sec-independent protein translocase subunit TatA/TatB codes for MFAPLAVFGSLGWTEILLILFIALLLFGGKRLPSLAKDLGDGIRSFRKSLTGESDEPSQQISQDQSVPKEESQAKASKSKKSKSA; via the coding sequence ATGTTTGCACCACTGGCAGTCTTCGGATCCTTAGGCTGGACTGAAATTCTTCTCATTCTTTTTATCGCCCTTTTACTTTTCGGAGGAAAAAGATTACCTTCCCTCGCAAAAGATCTGGGAGACGGAATCCGTTCCTTCCGCAAATCCTTAACGGGAGAATCCGACGAGCCTTCCCAACAAATCAGCCAAGACCAATCCGTACCGAAGGAAGAATCTCAGGCAAAGGCTTCCAAATCCAAAAAATCCAAATCCGCCTGA
- the tatC gene encoding twin-arginine translocase subunit TatC, whose protein sequence is MAGKKKPHTTSLPNPEPSRESLSREREKYMTLGDHLEELRMVLIRSLLVVAVIMGISLFFGEEIHKILAQPYKNVLGPQATFYQIKLMAPFMIYLKSSFMISILLGLPFVLFFLWGFISPALDPKTDRYGKFLILFSTLLFWFGVWLCWTEAFENLLRIFLVNFRPPDIESRLPIDEYYEIFFNIHLIFGLSFQLPIVLILLGSLGIVRSSFLLSKWREAIIVLAIAAAVLSPGPDLISMLFLFVPLTILFAVSIVLMKVIERE, encoded by the coding sequence ATGGCCGGTAAAAAAAAGCCGCATACAACTTCCCTACCCAACCCGGAACCCTCGAGAGAATCTCTCTCTCGGGAGAGAGAAAAGTATATGACCTTGGGGGATCATCTCGAAGAACTTCGGATGGTTCTCATTCGGTCCCTTCTCGTTGTCGCGGTGATCATGGGAATTTCCTTGTTCTTCGGAGAAGAGATTCATAAGATTCTCGCGCAACCGTATAAGAACGTTCTCGGTCCGCAAGCGACCTTCTATCAGATCAAACTGATGGCTCCGTTTATGATCTATCTGAAGAGTTCGTTTATGATCTCGATTCTGTTGGGTCTTCCTTTCGTTCTTTTTTTTCTTTGGGGTTTTATTTCCCCGGCGCTTGACCCGAAGACGGATCGTTACGGTAAATTCTTAATTCTTTTCAGCACGCTTTTGTTTTGGTTCGGAGTTTGGCTTTGTTGGACGGAAGCGTTCGAGAATCTTTTGAGAATCTTTCTGGTCAACTTTCGTCCGCCCGATATCGAATCCAGACTTCCGATCGACGAGTACTACGAAATTTTTTTCAACATCCATTTGATTTTCGGTTTATCTTTTCAGCTTCCTATTGTACTCATTCTTCTTGGCAGTTTAGGAATCGTCCGTTCTTCTTTCCTGCTTTCCAAATGGAGGGAGGCGATCATCGTCCTTGCGATCGCGGCCGCGGTTCTTTCTCCGGGACCGGATTTGATTTCGATGCTGTTCTTATTCGTTCCATTGACGATCCTGTTTGCGGTTTCGATCGTTCTTATGAAGGTGATAGAGAGAGAATAA
- a CDS encoding acyl-CoA dehydrogenase family protein, whose translation MDRILQFTEEHEAFREMARKFFETEVAPHHESWEKVGIVPKEVWKKAGASGLLCPNIPSEYGGSDADFLYNVIIIEESAKVGNSGFFISLHNDVIAPYISSYADDAQKKRWLPGCASGDSILAIAMTEPGAGSDLKGIRTTAVEKSDHYVVNGQKTFISNGQLANLVITAVKHDNGTMSLLMVEEGMKGFERGRRLEKLGLKAQDTSELYYNDVIVPKENLIGKQGQGFRYLMQKLATERLVLGLAAVEATALVQKITLQYIKERQAFGKKIGSFQHIKFKMAEMATELEMCRTFADKVTLNTLAGKSDTAEASMVKWYSTEMQKRHTDECLQFFGGYGYMMEYPIARAYLDARIQTIYAGTTEIMKEIIGRSLGL comes from the coding sequence ATGGATAGAATTCTTCAATTCACGGAAGAGCATGAAGCGTTTCGTGAAATGGCTAGAAAATTTTTCGAGACGGAAGTCGCGCCGCATCACGAATCCTGGGAGAAAGTAGGAATCGTTCCGAAAGAAGTTTGGAAAAAAGCGGGCGCAAGCGGTTTACTTTGTCCGAACATTCCTTCCGAATACGGCGGATCCGATGCCGATTTTCTATATAATGTAATCATAATAGAAGAATCCGCGAAAGTGGGAAACAGCGGATTCTTTATCTCCTTACACAACGACGTGATCGCTCCGTATATTTCGTCTTACGCGGACGATGCTCAGAAAAAACGTTGGTTGCCCGGTTGTGCGAGCGGGGATAGCATTCTCGCGATCGCGATGACCGAACCCGGCGCCGGTTCGGACCTCAAAGGAATCCGGACGACCGCCGTGGAAAAGAGCGATCACTACGTGGTAAACGGCCAAAAAACGTTCATTTCCAACGGACAGTTGGCAAATTTAGTGATCACGGCTGTTAAACATGATAATGGCACGATGTCCCTCCTCATGGTGGAAGAGGGAATGAAGGGTTTTGAAAGAGGAAGAAGACTCGAAAAGCTCGGTCTGAAAGCGCAGGACACTTCGGAACTTTATTACAACGACGTGATCGTTCCGAAGGAAAACCTGATCGGCAAACAAGGACAAGGTTTTCGATATTTGATGCAGAAGTTGGCTACGGAACGTTTGGTCCTCGGACTTGCGGCCGTGGAAGCTACCGCTCTCGTTCAGAAGATAACCCTTCAATACATCAAAGAAAGACAGGCATTCGGTAAAAAAATCGGATCCTTTCAGCATATCAAGTTTAAGATGGCTGAGATGGCGACCGAACTTGAAATGTGCCGTACTTTCGCAGATAAGGTGACTTTGAATACCTTAGCCGGAAAATCGGATACCGCGGAAGCATCGATGGTGAAGTGGTATTCTACGGAGATGCAAAAACGTCATACGGATGAATGTTTGCAGTTCTTCGGCGGTTATGGTTATATGATGGAGTATCCGATTGCCAGAGCGTATCTGGACGCGAGAATTCAGACAATTTACGCGGGAACGACGGAAATCATGAAAGAGATCATAGGCAGAAGCCTCGGACTCTGA
- a CDS encoding cAMP/cGMP-dependent 3',5'-cyclic-AMP/GMP phosphodiesterase translates to MLKETYKGYTELPRGGYLIDTTEGYLQIGSPPETIKDTMGFEKKTPLVFILPNKFFHVEKGISTAELEFPIYYNFFLRQKKTFIVCTEEQRVQLITVLRESLMGPDNINLKSEYLNGEESFGFPDMKAEMAYFRGYKGLEDVVDFKVFDAENKVYYGNVIIHKLESGDFLIQDGERKIEVPGEVGFNIKYDIGERPTEPFQAPIIGITCLGPSHGFDPEDNTSGFIIWLNHQGIMVDPPVNSTEWLRQSNVNPKLINHVILTHCHADHDAGTFQKILEENKITIHATETVMDSFLRKYSALTKIHKKELQELFHFQPIIIGKATMINGGEFNFHYALHSIPSVGFEFFFQDQSFIYTSDHLNEPEIHDKMYSAGILPESRWKFFKEFPWERRIIYHEAGIPPLHTRVSYLASLPEDIQEKITVYHIARKDMPAGTKLKLARFGIENTLYPEITPPKHIEAYNLLDVMTQIDIFHGFPIEKAKEFLLIVNEERYKRGDQIIRKGTPGDKFYIIASGNVKFEGLKQDGEGPIKRYGTYEYFGEASLVLDLPRAADVYAETDVLALTIEKNKFLQFIRNSDLKNNLTRLNEIRDSNSWKALAESRHFRGLTSHQITQLELIMILHKVNAGSILVKEKEFYGDAYIIRNGKVNVYQNGNLLAELTDGDFVGEIYNISKNFVSNYTFRAEVDTELYSIQQNDLIDYVKKNPGVYMRMNTVYS, encoded by the coding sequence ATGCTGAAAGAAACATACAAAGGTTATACGGAATTGCCTAGAGGAGGGTATCTCATCGATACCACCGAGGGATACCTTCAAATCGGCTCTCCACCGGAAACGATCAAAGACACAATGGGGTTCGAAAAAAAAACCCCGTTGGTCTTTATTCTTCCCAACAAATTCTTTCATGTCGAAAAGGGAATCAGCACCGCTGAGTTGGAATTCCCGATCTATTATAACTTCTTTTTAAGACAGAAAAAAACGTTCATCGTTTGTACGGAAGAACAAAGGGTTCAGCTCATCACCGTACTCAGAGAGTCCCTCATGGGACCGGACAACATCAATCTCAAGAGCGAGTATTTAAACGGGGAAGAATCCTTCGGCTTTCCCGATATGAAAGCGGAGATGGCTTACTTTCGAGGATACAAAGGACTCGAAGACGTAGTGGACTTTAAGGTGTTCGACGCCGAAAATAAAGTATATTACGGAAATGTAATCATTCATAAATTGGAAAGCGGGGACTTTCTCATCCAAGACGGAGAAAGAAAGATCGAAGTTCCCGGAGAAGTCGGATTCAACATCAAATACGATATCGGGGAAAGACCGACCGAACCGTTTCAAGCTCCGATCATAGGAATTACCTGCCTCGGACCTTCTCATGGATTCGATCCGGAAGACAACACGTCCGGCTTTATCATCTGGTTGAACCACCAGGGGATCATGGTCGATCCTCCGGTTAACTCGACCGAGTGGCTCCGTCAATCGAACGTAAACCCGAAACTCATCAACCACGTCATCTTAACACACTGTCACGCGGATCACGACGCGGGAACCTTTCAGAAAATTCTCGAGGAAAATAAGATCACGATTCACGCGACCGAAACCGTGATGGACAGCTTCTTACGAAAGTATTCCGCGCTTACGAAAATTCATAAGAAAGAATTGCAGGAACTCTTCCACTTCCAGCCGATCATCATCGGAAAAGCGACGATGATCAACGGCGGAGAATTCAACTTTCATTATGCGCTTCATTCGATTCCATCCGTCGGATTCGAATTCTTTTTCCAAGACCAGTCTTTTATCTATACGTCGGATCATTTGAACGAACCGGAAATCCACGATAAGATGTATTCCGCGGGGATTCTTCCCGAATCTCGTTGGAAGTTCTTCAAAGAGTTTCCTTGGGAAAGAAGAATCATCTATCACGAAGCGGGGATTCCTCCCTTGCATACGCGCGTGAGTTATCTCGCTTCTTTGCCCGAAGACATTCAGGAAAAAATCACCGTCTATCATATCGCAAGAAAGGATATGCCTGCGGGAACCAAACTCAAACTCGCTCGTTTCGGAATCGAAAACACTTTGTATCCCGAGATCACTCCGCCGAAACACATCGAGGCATACAACCTTCTCGACGTGATGACCCAGATCGATATCTTCCACGGATTTCCGATCGAAAAGGCAAAAGAATTCTTACTCATCGTAAACGAAGAACGATACAAACGCGGAGATCAGATCATCCGCAAAGGAACTCCGGGAGATAAGTTTTATATCATCGCATCCGGAAACGTAAAGTTCGAAGGACTCAAACAAGACGGAGAAGGTCCGATCAAACGATACGGAACCTACGAATATTTCGGCGAGGCTTCTCTCGTATTGGATCTTCCACGCGCGGCGGACGTATACGCGGAGACGGACGTGCTTGCGTTAACGATCGAAAAAAATAAGTTTTTACAATTCATTCGTAATTCGGATCTAAAAAATAACCTAACAAGGCTTAACGAAATTCGAGATTCCAATTCATGGAAGGCTTTGGCGGAATCCAGACATTTCCGTGGACTGACAAGTCATCAGATTACTCAGTTGGAATTGATCATGATTCTTCATAAAGTGAACGCAGGTTCAATCCTTGTGAAAGAAAAAGAATTTTACGGTGACGCCTATATCATTCGCAATGGAAAAGTAAACGTCTATCAGAACGGTAATTTATTAGCCGAACTAACAGACGGGGACTTCGTTGGAGAGATTTACAATATCTCCAAAAACTTTGTGTCGAATTATACGTTTAGAGCTGAAGTTGATACGGAGTTATATTCCATTCAGCAAAATGATCTGATCGATTACGTGAAGAAGAATCCCGGCGTTTACATGAGAATGAACACAGTCTATTCGTAG
- the rktP gene encoding Arg-Lys translocation region protein phosphatase RktP, which yields MLNKIPSKLKLPIAVFVLSFLFFLVYTVADDIILKSPLGQEKAVSLSIRLALSISFSTLLASLVFYSVKLIYASMRSLVTLVQDWGSDVYEEHPVAERDDEIGELVRAFRLKFFQQKEMDDEPAQEALGERAREIADSVQRAFYRIQLPKIRNLDVSLFPRMSGDSICDFVNVIPSADGCVGILAGFPTPGVLESAFKARLEGIFSLANETSGLRGEELVFKIGKILSKMPIPFLNLSLFYLETKTGELGYVHFQELPAFVYKNETLNALEKTKVRYFDYKAVELDLKKTVLKTGEYWILASDRIYSAIGIPSSEFTKQFQTALAGKNFQNSRDLVLDCGRIIEKRYGKNVLESSALLAVTRK from the coding sequence TTGTTAAACAAAATTCCTTCCAAACTGAAATTACCGATCGCCGTTTTCGTTCTCAGCTTTTTGTTCTTTTTGGTTTATACGGTAGCGGACGACATCATTCTCAAATCGCCTTTAGGTCAGGAGAAAGCGGTTTCTCTTTCCATTCGTCTCGCGCTTTCGATTTCGTTTTCCACGCTTTTGGCGTCTCTCGTCTTCTATTCGGTAAAACTAATATACGCTTCGATGCGTTCTCTCGTCACCTTGGTCCAAGACTGGGGAAGCGACGTCTACGAGGAACATCCGGTCGCGGAAAGAGACGATGAGATCGGAGAACTCGTCCGTGCGTTCCGTTTGAAATTCTTTCAACAAAAGGAAATGGACGACGAACCCGCACAAGAAGCGTTAGGCGAAAGAGCGAGAGAAATCGCGGACTCCGTGCAAAGAGCTTTTTATAGAATCCAACTTCCCAAAATCCGCAACTTGGACGTTTCCCTTTTCCCGAGAATGAGCGGAGATTCTATATGCGATTTCGTGAATGTAATTCCGAGCGCGGACGGTTGTGTGGGAATTCTCGCGGGTTTTCCGACTCCGGGCGTTTTGGAATCCGCGTTTAAGGCGAGGCTCGAAGGAATTTTTTCCTTAGCGAACGAAACGAGCGGGCTCCGCGGGGAAGAATTGGTCTTTAAGATCGGTAAAATTCTTTCCAAGATGCCGATTCCGTTTTTAAACCTTTCCCTCTTTTATCTCGAAACCAAAACCGGAGAACTCGGTTACGTTCACTTTCAGGAGCTCCCGGCCTTCGTTTATAAAAACGAAACGTTAAACGCATTGGAAAAAACGAAGGTTCGTTATTTCGATTATAAGGCGGTCGAGTTGGATCTGAAAAAGACGGTTTTGAAAACGGGAGAATACTGGATCTTGGCTTCGGATCGGATTTACTCCGCGATCGGAATTCCTTCTTCGGAATTCACGAAACAATTTCAAACCGCTCTTGCCGGTAAGAATTTTCAAAATTCCAGAGATTTGGTTTTGGACTGCGGAAGAATCATCGAAAAACGATACGGAAAGAACGTCCTCGAATCCTCTGCGCTTCTTGCGGTTACGCGTAAATAA